A DNA window from Mycolicibacter terrae contains the following coding sequences:
- a CDS encoding DUF5997 family protein gives MSRPNAQSMKPATAAKKLDVYLPATPAEFQENPITRSELAALQADPPQWLKDLRKNGPHPKNLVAARLGISISGLARGGVENALTTEQIEQLLEEKPEWLVAERESYQLVLREQRRIKALHAEQARTS, from the coding sequence ATGAGCAGGCCCAACGCGCAGTCCATGAAACCCGCCACGGCGGCGAAGAAGCTGGATGTGTACCTGCCCGCGACACCGGCGGAGTTCCAGGAGAACCCGATCACCCGCAGCGAACTCGCCGCCCTGCAGGCGGACCCGCCACAGTGGCTCAAGGATCTCCGCAAGAACGGGCCGCACCCGAAGAACCTGGTGGCGGCCAGGCTGGGCATCTCGATCTCCGGTCTCGCGCGAGGCGGCGTCGAGAATGCGCTGACCACCGAGCAAATCGAGCAGCTGCTCGAGGAGAAGCCGGAGTGGCTGGTCGCCGAACGCGAGAGTTACCAGCTGGTGTTGCGCGAGCAGCGACGCATCAAGGCGCTGCACGCCGAACAGGCGCGCACGAGCTGA